From Enterococcus mundtii, the proteins below share one genomic window:
- a CDS encoding ATP:cob(I)alamin adenosyltransferase, with translation MKDIYRSPYEAYPFLADDADDLRCDYELHTDRLSSEIGLLRAKCEDSPFYEELEKIGELVYHANACVRTKMTITQEEIDWLKSRVDELNAERTNQSGPFFLPQGSERGALAHILRVDCKVIVRLLYRHLYQGKKVDSGLLDFFNLLSGYFFMIAMKFNREDDVAEIPFVSRNYR, from the coding sequence ATGAAAGATATTTATCGAAGCCCTTATGAGGCTTATCCATTTTTAGCAGACGATGCAGATGATTTACGCTGCGATTATGAATTACACACCGATCGTTTATCTTCAGAAATCGGGCTATTACGCGCAAAGTGTGAAGATTCTCCTTTTTACGAAGAGTTAGAGAAAATCGGTGAATTGGTTTACCATGCCAATGCGTGCGTGCGTACAAAAATGACGATCACGCAAGAAGAAATCGACTGGTTAAAGAGTCGTGTCGATGAATTGAATGCGGAAAGAACAAACCAAAGCGGACCATTTTTCTTGCCTCAAGGAAGTGAACGAGGTGCGTTGGCTCATATCTTGCGTGTCGATTGTAAAGTAATCGTTCGTTTGCTGTATCGCCATCTTTATCAAGGGAAAAAAGTCGATTCAGGCTTGCTAGACTTTTTCAATTTATTGTCGGGTTATTTCTTCATGATTGCGATGAAATTCAACCGAGAAGACGACGTAGCAGAAATTCCTTTTGTCAGCAGAAATTACCGCTAA
- a CDS encoding FecCD family ABC transporter permease: protein MNKQSRLLLAVVLSIIVVFFGIKIGSVSIPFDTLIQALFSRGDKQLDATIVTILWQVRLPRVVLAFLVGAALAVSGTVMQSLLGNPLASAYTLGVSSGASLGAALIIVSGITLPLFPNFTLPLTGFIFGLATVFIVLAMSQRLDQQLSNQTVILVGMVMTLFVGAMLTIVTALFKDHLQQLVFWQMGSFSGSTWAKIQIFLPILLFGTIALWFSARSLDVLSLGEEEALISGVDVRTIKLWVMVLAALLAGSAVSFVGVIGFVDLIAPHVIRRYFGASHRWVIPGAALLGGSMMVVGDTISRTLLSPQEIPIGAVTALIGAPFFAYVYFKRK from the coding sequence ATGAATAAACAAAGTCGGTTGCTGTTAGCAGTTGTCTTGAGTATCATCGTAGTATTCTTTGGGATCAAAATCGGGAGTGTATCCATTCCTTTTGATACATTGATACAAGCATTATTTTCAAGAGGAGACAAACAGCTAGATGCAACGATCGTCACCATTCTTTGGCAGGTTCGCCTGCCGAGAGTGGTTTTGGCGTTTCTTGTAGGAGCTGCTTTGGCTGTTAGTGGAACGGTCATGCAATCCTTATTAGGTAATCCGTTGGCTTCTGCTTATACGCTAGGTGTGTCATCAGGGGCATCACTTGGCGCTGCGTTGATCATTGTTTCAGGGATCACTTTACCGTTGTTCCCGAATTTCACATTACCTCTCACAGGCTTTATTTTTGGTTTAGCAACTGTGTTTATTGTTTTGGCGATGAGTCAAAGATTGGATCAGCAATTATCGAACCAAACAGTTATTTTAGTGGGAATGGTTATGACCTTATTTGTGGGCGCGATGTTGACGATCGTCACGGCATTGTTCAAAGATCATTTACAGCAGTTAGTTTTCTGGCAAATGGGCAGCTTTTCAGGAAGCACGTGGGCAAAAATCCAAATTTTTTTACCTATCTTACTATTTGGAACAATCGCTCTTTGGTTCTCTGCTAGAAGTTTAGATGTGTTATCTTTAGGTGAAGAAGAGGCGTTGATTTCTGGTGTAGATGTCCGAACAATCAAGCTATGGGTGATGGTCCTTGCGGCTTTACTTGCAGGAAGTGCGGTTTCATTTGTCGGCGTGATCGGATTTGTTGATCTGATTGCCCCCCATGTCATCCGCCGTTACTTCGGTGCCAGTCATCGTTGGGTCATTCCAGGAGCAGCACTATTAGGTGGCAGTATGATGGTGGTTGGGGATACGATTTCTCGAACGCTATTATCTCCCCAAGAAATTCCGATCGGCGCTGTTACAGCACTGATTGGTGCGCCATTTTTTGCCTATGTTTATTTCAAACGAAAGTGA